One region of Hoeflea sp. 108 genomic DNA includes:
- a CDS encoding GMC family oxidoreductase N-terminal domain-containing protein, whose protein sequence is MTFSDLEFDYVVVGAGAAGCVLAARLSENPNVRVAVIEAGGLDKGMLIRIPGANVVTGTHPAYNWSYESEPVEALGGRKLYWAQGKLVGGSSSINGMMYMRGHRRDYDNWKALGNDGWGYDDVLPYFKKSETNERGANDIHGGSGPMQVSKGQGTAPVCDMFLDAAAGECLPLTDDLNKDAAEAFGHVDLTIGKGKRSSTAAAFLHPALKRPNLTLIVNAPVKRVVIEAGGATGVVFAHEGRSRVARAVKEVILSGGAVNSPQLLMLSGVGEAGSLQRLGIKVNADRPEVGQNLQNHPMYRLMYTTTKPVSAYNHVKPWGALKAGAQYVLQRRGVLSRGLFPTSGYFHAIEGDPGSEIQVCMAPATVIRRGPGVLGILPREHGFTLLLNHGSPYSRGEVTLKSADPMAHAAISPNYFSDPRDLRILAEGADRTRAIVNQPALRNVLDKELLPVRPIRSLDDIAEDILATAVTHYHAAGTCRMGADADSVVDPQLRVRGVERLRVADASIMPVLVNGNTYAATVMIAEKAADMIKMTA, encoded by the coding sequence GTGACCTTCAGCGACCTCGAGTTCGACTATGTGGTCGTCGGCGCGGGCGCCGCCGGCTGCGTGCTTGCCGCCCGGCTTTCAGAGAACCCCAATGTGCGGGTTGCCGTCATCGAGGCCGGCGGGCTGGACAAGGGCATGCTCATCCGCATCCCCGGCGCCAATGTCGTGACCGGCACGCATCCGGCCTACAACTGGAGCTACGAGAGCGAACCGGTGGAGGCATTGGGTGGACGCAAGCTCTACTGGGCGCAGGGCAAGCTTGTCGGCGGCTCGAGCTCGATCAATGGCATGATGTATATGCGCGGCCACCGCCGCGACTATGACAACTGGAAGGCGCTCGGCAACGATGGCTGGGGCTATGACGATGTCCTGCCCTATTTCAAGAAATCGGAGACCAACGAGCGCGGCGCCAACGACATTCATGGCGGCAGCGGGCCTATGCAGGTGTCGAAGGGGCAGGGCACGGCACCCGTCTGCGACATGTTCCTCGACGCGGCGGCCGGGGAATGCCTGCCGTTGACCGATGACCTCAACAAGGATGCGGCTGAGGCCTTCGGTCATGTCGACCTGACGATCGGCAAGGGCAAGCGCTCAAGCACGGCTGCGGCCTTCCTGCATCCGGCGTTGAAGCGTCCGAACTTGACGCTGATCGTCAATGCGCCAGTAAAGCGGGTGGTGATCGAGGCAGGGGGCGCGACTGGCGTGGTGTTCGCCCATGAGGGGCGGTCACGCGTGGCGCGCGCGGTCAAGGAGGTGATCCTCAGCGGCGGCGCGGTCAATTCGCCGCAATTGCTGATGCTTTCGGGCGTGGGCGAGGCGGGCAGCCTGCAGCGTCTCGGCATCAAGGTAAACGCGGACAGGCCCGAGGTCGGTCAGAACCTGCAGAACCACCCGATGTACCGGCTGATGTACACGACGACCAAGCCGGTCAGCGCCTACAATCACGTCAAACCGTGGGGCGCGCTGAAGGCTGGCGCTCAATATGTGTTGCAGCGACGAGGCGTGTTGAGCCGGGGACTGTTCCCGACATCAGGCTATTTCCACGCCATCGAAGGCGATCCTGGCAGCGAGATCCAGGTCTGCATGGCGCCGGCAACCGTGATCCGTCGAGGGCCGGGCGTGCTTGGCATCCTGCCACGGGAGCATGGTTTCACGCTGCTGCTGAACCACGGTTCGCCTTACAGCCGTGGGGAGGTGACGCTGAAGTCGGCCGATCCGATGGCGCATGCGGCGATCTCGCCGAACTATTTCTCCGATCCGCGCGACCTCAGGATCCTTGCAGAAGGAGCCGACCGGACCCGTGCGATCGTCAACCAGCCGGCATTGCGCAATGTGCTGGACAAGGAGTTGCTGCCGGTGCGGCCGATCCGCTCGCTCGACGACATCGCCGAGGACATACTGGCGACGGCGGTGACGCACTACCATGCCGCCGGCACCTGCCGGATGGGCGCGGATGCCGACTCGGTGGTCGATCCGCAGTTGCGGGTGCGTGGGGTCGAAAGGCTGCGCGTGGCCGATGCGTCGATCATGCCCGTTCTGGTCAATGGCAACACTTATGCTGCGACCGTGATGATCGCTGAGAAGGCTGCCGACATGATCAAGATGACGGCCTAG
- a CDS encoding enoyl-CoA hydratase, producing MSDLVEPRTADITYETGEPVLYETEGPIAWVTMNRPTFNNAQNSQMTYALDDAFKRAVDDDAVKVIILRGAGKHFSAGHDIGTPGRDVNKTFDRRLMWSDHTNKPAAEMLYTREHEVYLGMCRRWRDIPKPTIALVQGACIAGGLMLAWVCDFIVATDDAFFQDPVVRMGIPGVEYFAHAFELPPRVAKEFLMMGERMPAVRAEQFGMVNKVVSRDELEGAGRAMAEKLAQYPRLGLWLSKQAINHVEDLRGKRTAMDAHYHMHHFAHAQNDLTTGNTLGGQDAKSMAAANKKQAGEA from the coding sequence ATGAGCGATCTGGTTGAGCCGCGTACGGCAGACATCACCTATGAGACGGGCGAGCCGGTTCTCTACGAAACCGAGGGGCCCATCGCCTGGGTGACGATGAACCGCCCGACGTTCAACAATGCCCAGAACTCGCAGATGACCTATGCACTCGACGACGCCTTCAAGCGCGCCGTCGACGATGACGCGGTGAAGGTCATCATCCTGCGCGGCGCGGGCAAGCATTTTTCGGCCGGCCACGACATCGGCACGCCGGGACGGGACGTCAACAAGACCTTTGACCGCCGCCTGATGTGGTCCGACCACACCAACAAGCCGGCGGCCGAAATGCTCTACACCAGGGAGCATGAGGTCTATCTCGGCATGTGCCGGCGCTGGCGCGACATCCCCAAGCCGACGATCGCGCTGGTGCAGGGCGCCTGCATCGCCGGCGGGCTGATGCTTGCCTGGGTCTGCGACTTCATCGTTGCCACCGACGATGCCTTCTTCCAGGATCCGGTGGTGCGCATGGGCATTCCCGGCGTCGAGTATTTTGCGCATGCCTTCGAACTGCCGCCGCGCGTCGCCAAGGAATTTCTGATGATGGGCGAACGTATGCCGGCGGTACGCGCCGAACAGTTCGGCATGGTCAACAAGGTGGTGAGCCGCGACGAACTGGAAGGCGCCGGCCGGGCCATGGCCGAAAAGCTGGCGCAGTACCCGCGCCTCGGCCTCTGGCTATCGAAGCAGGCGATCAATCATGTCGAAGACCTGCGCGGCAAGCGCACCGCCATGGACGCGCATTACCATATGCATCATTTCGCCCATGCCCAGAACGACCTGACCACCGGCAACACGCTGGGCGGGCAGGACGCAAAGAGCATGGCCGCCGCCAACAAGAAGCAGGCCGGCGAGGCCTGA
- a CDS encoding acyl-CoA dehydrogenase family protein, whose amino-acid sequence MDLDYTDEQQAFRQEVRSWLEKHVPGKPLPSFDASREGFEAHRAWERVLAEGRWGMVTWPESYGGRGLDLIQWLIFEEEYYRAGAPLRVNQNGIFLLGPTLMEYGTDEQKARFLTSMASGDEIWAQAWSEPQAGSDLASVRATAVLEGDEYVLKGHKIWSSRAVFADWAFGLFRTDPASQRHKGLSLIFFPLNASGVRVQAIPQIDGETGFAEIFLDDVRVPAFNRLGGEGEGWNICMATAGFERGLMLRSPARFQVAARKLVELYKAHEAEVEPTVKAAVLQSWMDAEAYALSIYATASRLAAGGHIGAEASTNKIFWSEMDIAMHKAALSILGARAELLRSAPEAGDIGRWLDGYFFSLAGPIYAGSNEIQRNIIAERMLGLPRA is encoded by the coding sequence GTGGATCTTGATTACACCGACGAGCAGCAGGCCTTCCGCCAGGAAGTGCGCTCCTGGCTCGAGAAGCATGTGCCCGGCAAGCCGCTGCCGTCCTTCGACGCCAGCCGCGAGGGTTTTGAGGCGCATCGCGCCTGGGAACGCGTCCTGGCAGAAGGCCGCTGGGGCATGGTGACCTGGCCGGAGAGCTATGGCGGACGCGGGCTCGACCTGATCCAGTGGTTGATCTTCGAGGAAGAGTATTATCGCGCCGGCGCGCCGCTGCGCGTCAACCAGAACGGCATCTTCCTGCTCGGCCCAACGCTGATGGAATATGGCACGGATGAGCAGAAGGCGCGCTTCCTGACCTCGATGGCCTCAGGCGACGAGATCTGGGCGCAGGCCTGGTCCGAGCCGCAGGCCGGTTCCGATCTTGCTTCGGTGCGCGCGACGGCGGTGCTGGAAGGTGACGAATATGTGCTCAAGGGCCACAAGATCTGGTCGTCGCGCGCTGTGTTCGCCGACTGGGCTTTCGGCCTGTTCCGCACCGATCCGGCCTCGCAGCGCCACAAGGGCCTGTCGCTGATCTTCTTCCCGCTCAACGCTTCCGGTGTGCGGGTGCAGGCGATCCCGCAGATCGACGGCGAGACCGGTTTTGCCGAAATCTTCCTCGATGACGTCCGCGTTCCCGCCTTCAACCGCCTTGGCGGCGAGGGCGAGGGCTGGAACATCTGCATGGCAACGGCCGGCTTTGAGCGTGGCTTGATGCTGCGCAGCCCGGCGCGCTTCCAGGTGGCGGCGCGCAAGCTGGTCGAACTCTACAAGGCACACGAGGCCGAGGTCGAGCCGACAGTCAAGGCAGCCGTGCTGCAGTCCTGGATGGACGCGGAAGCCTACGCGTTGTCGATCTACGCCACTGCGTCGCGGCTCGCCGCTGGCGGCCATATCGGCGCCGAGGCCAGCACCAACAAGATCTTCTGGTCGGAAATGGACATCGCCATGCACAAGGCGGCATTGTCGATCCTGGGCGCGCGCGCGGAACTGCTGCGCAGCGCACCCGAGGCAGGCGACATCGGCCGCTGGCTGGACGGCTATTTCTTCTCGTTGGCCGGGCCGATCTATGCCGGCTCGAATGAGATCCAGCGCAACATCATCGCCGAGCGCATGCTCGGGCTGCCGCGGGCGTAA
- a CDS encoding acyl-CoA dehydrogenase family protein, whose protein sequence is MDFRFSEEQTMTADVVRELLNDVCQPADLRRLMGDGAARDEERWAKIVEMGLAGALVAEGKGGLGLSAIDFVQIAEACGYAGLPEPLVENAGVALPLLAAFSENARVAALLERALAGEVTVTVAHPANPFVADGDTAEAVLVVRDGAMHLVETAKATLVAQASVDPFRRLFTVEFEPSDATLVAGADEAGVPLAAALDRGALFAAAQMQGIAQRCVDLGVAYAKERQQFGKPIGSYQAVKHHLATAQVKIEFARPVLHAAAAQLEQGDLYSRARISQAKLACTDAADVAARTSIQVHGAMGYSWEVDVHFFLKRGIALTNWWGGTAFHRERVAARVFARPLGPEHTFAREA, encoded by the coding sequence ATGGATTTCCGTTTCTCCGAAGAACAGACGATGACGGCTGACGTTGTCCGCGAACTGCTCAATGACGTCTGCCAGCCGGCCGATCTGCGACGCCTGATGGGCGACGGCGCTGCGCGCGATGAGGAGCGTTGGGCCAAGATCGTGGAGATGGGCCTCGCCGGCGCGCTGGTGGCTGAAGGCAAGGGCGGGCTCGGCCTGTCGGCGATCGACTTCGTGCAGATCGCTGAAGCCTGTGGCTACGCCGGGCTGCCGGAACCGCTGGTCGAGAATGCAGGCGTGGCACTGCCGCTGCTTGCTGCCTTCTCTGAAAACGCCCGCGTGGCCGCATTGCTTGAACGTGCGCTGGCTGGCGAAGTGACGGTGACGGTGGCGCATCCGGCCAATCCGTTCGTCGCCGATGGCGATACGGCCGAGGCAGTGCTGGTCGTGCGCGACGGTGCCATGCATCTGGTCGAAACCGCCAAGGCAACGCTCGTGGCGCAGGCGAGCGTCGATCCGTTCCGCCGACTGTTCACGGTCGAGTTCGAGCCGAGCGACGCAACGCTGGTCGCCGGTGCCGATGAGGCTGGCGTCCCTCTTGCAGCCGCGCTCGACCGTGGCGCGCTGTTTGCCGCCGCCCAGATGCAGGGCATCGCCCAGCGCTGTGTAGACCTCGGCGTCGCCTATGCCAAGGAACGCCAGCAGTTCGGCAAGCCGATCGGCTCCTACCAGGCGGTCAAGCACCATCTGGCGACAGCCCAGGTGAAGATCGAGTTCGCCCGCCCGGTGTTGCATGCGGCTGCCGCGCAGTTGGAACAGGGCGATCTCTACAGCCGCGCGCGCATCTCGCAGGCCAAGCTCGCTTGCACTGATGCCGCCGATGTCGCTGCCCGCACCTCGATCCAGGTGCATGGCGCCATGGGCTATTCCTGGGAGGTGGACGTCCATTTCTTCCTCAAGCGCGGCATCGCCTTGACCAACTGGTGGGGCGGGACCGCCTTCCATCGCGAGCGCGTCGCCGCCCGCGTTTTTGCGCGTCCGCTCGGACCCGAACACACCTTTGCCAGAGAGGCCTGA
- a CDS encoding thioesterase family protein, whose translation MNDEGAVRDAVLGANAGDPDSGPRPYISYRGQVEPHWLDVNRHMNVSWYDRVFDIAESDLFEVFGIHDDYIRRTSYSFFRLEKSVRYERELMPDAKLEARSLVLWTDLKRVHHFHELWNIDQNYRAATVEGLSIHVDLRLRKAARIVEAAVADPLTRLAQEHARLPWPVGVARRDFRKRT comes from the coding sequence TGGGCGCGAATGCCGGAGACCCCGACAGCGGGCCGCGCCCCTATATCAGCTACCGAGGGCAGGTCGAGCCGCACTGGCTCGACGTCAACCGGCACATGAACGTCTCCTGGTACGACCGCGTCTTCGACATCGCCGAAAGCGATCTGTTCGAGGTCTTCGGCATCCATGACGACTATATCAGACGCACCAGCTACAGCTTCTTCCGGCTTGAAAAGAGCGTTCGTTACGAACGCGAACTGATGCCTGATGCAAAGCTGGAAGCCCGCAGCCTCGTTCTGTGGACCGACCTAAAGCGCGTCCACCATTTTCACGAGTTGTGGAACATCGACCAGAACTACCGCGCGGCAACGGTGGAAGGCCTGTCGATCCATGTCGACCTGCGCCTGCGCAAGGCGGCCAGGATCGTCGAGGCTGCCGTCGCCGACCCTCTGACGAGGCTCGCCCAGGAGCATGCGCGCCTGCCTTGGCCTGTTGGCGTAGCGCGACGCGATTTCAGGAAACGGACGTGA
- a CDS encoding aldo/keto reductase: protein MEKRVLGRTGLEVSVVGLGCNNFGGMIKSLDTEGARKVVHAALDAGITLLDTSDSYGVNGGSEITLGEVLGDRRKDVVLATKFASPLNREKSNRYNGSRGYIMGAVEDSLRRLKTDYIDLYQYHFPDPQTPIEETLRALDDLVKQGKVRYLGCSNLPAWMLVDASWTSRHHNLHGLQSTQAEYNLISRKAETELFPAMRRTGMTLLPYFPLASGLLTGKYRKGQALPEDTRMNMAYFKAGLTDANLDKVEKLIGFSEARGRTILELAFSWLACQPIVSSVIAGATRAEQVVANAAAASWKLTAVELAEIDTICQ from the coding sequence ATGGAAAAGCGCGTTCTCGGCCGTACGGGCCTTGAAGTTTCAGTTGTCGGTCTCGGCTGCAACAACTTCGGCGGCATGATCAAGAGCCTCGACACCGAGGGGGCCCGCAAGGTGGTGCATGCGGCGCTCGATGCCGGCATCACGCTGCTCGACACCTCGGATTCCTACGGCGTCAATGGCGGATCGGAGATCACGCTGGGCGAAGTGCTGGGCGACCGGCGCAAGGATGTGGTGCTGGCGACCAAGTTTGCCTCGCCGCTCAATCGTGAAAAGAGCAATCGCTACAACGGCTCGCGCGGTTACATCATGGGCGCTGTCGAGGACAGCCTGCGCCGGCTCAAGACCGATTACATCGACCTCTACCAGTATCATTTCCCGGATCCGCAGACGCCGATCGAAGAGACGCTGAGAGCGTTGGACGATCTCGTGAAACAGGGCAAGGTGCGTTATCTCGGTTGCTCGAACCTGCCGGCTTGGATGCTGGTCGATGCCAGCTGGACCTCGCGCCACCACAATCTGCACGGCCTGCAGTCCACCCAGGCCGAGTACAACCTGATCTCGCGCAAGGCAGAAACCGAACTGTTCCCGGCAATGCGCCGCACCGGCATGACGCTGTTGCCCTATTTCCCGCTGGCGAGCGGCCTTTTGACCGGCAAGTACCGCAAGGGCCAGGCGCTGCCAGAGGACACGCGCATGAACATGGCTTATTTCAAGGCCGGCCTGACCGATGCCAATCTCGACAAGGTGGAGAAGCTGATCGGCTTCAGCGAGGCCCGCGGGCGCACCATCCTCGAGCTGGCGTTCTCCTGGTTGGCCTGCCAGCCGATCGTGTCCAGCGTGATTGCAGGCGCCACCCGTGCGGAGCAGGTTGTGGCCAATGCGGCAGCGGCATCGTGGAAGCTGACTGCGGTTGAGCTCGCCGAGATCGACACGATCTGCCAGTGA